From one Streptomyces sp. ICC1 genomic stretch:
- a CDS encoding transposase: MAGVITASEPSWIAPFTGPSPRCFGKLVTVLRREGTDAVRKGRPWSLPLEDRALLVAAYWRTNLTMRQLAPLFGADGGYPGTGLLMPHRRRKGEDLPDWKQEHNTSHKQVRARVEHVFARMKTWRILRDCRLKGDGVHHAMLGIARLHNLALAG, from the coding sequence GTGGCTGGTGTGATCACGGCGTCGGAGCCGTCCTGGATAGCCCCGTTCACCGGGCCGAGCCCGCGCTGTTTCGGGAAGCTGGTGACCGTGTTGCGGCGCGAGGGCACGGATGCGGTCCGCAAGGGCCGGCCGTGGAGCCTTCCGCTGGAGGACCGGGCACTGCTGGTCGCGGCGTACTGGCGGACGAACTTGACGATGCGACAGCTCGCCCCGCTGTTCGGGGCCGACGGCGGCTATCCCGGCACCGGACTCCTCATGCCACACCGCCGGCGCAAAGGCGAAGACCTGCCCGACTGGAAGCAGGAACACAACACGTCCCACAAGCAGGTCCGTGCACGCGTCGAGCACGTCTTCGCCCGCATGAAGACCTGGAGGATCCTCCGCGACTGCCGCCTCAAAGGCGACGGCGTCCACCACGCCATGCTCGGCATCGCCCGACTGCACAACCTCGCCCTCGCCGGATAG
- a CDS encoding alcohol dehydrogenase catalytic domain-containing protein, translated as MRALVFEGPGRTAWQDVPDPGIKDPGDVIVRVDAVSICGTDLHIVKGDLPEVVPGRVLGHEAVGTVVESGGDVRSVRPGDRVLVSCISSCGRCRFCRESRYGQCRGGGGWVLGHSIDGTQAEYVRVPFADLSVYPLPSTVDSAEAVLLADIFPTAYEVGVLNGNVRPGDTVVVVGAGPVGLAAIATARLYSPARVIAVDLAPSRLAKARELGADAVVNAAEEPEQLVGDLTDGLGADVVMEAVGVPETFEMCTRMVRPGGRVANIGVHGRPATLHLEDLWIKDVTFTTGLVDTCSTPMLLRMLAAGRLPTSSLISHRFGLGQMEEAYEVFSRAGETGALKVVLGGPRHDDLAVSNPSRVLET; from the coding sequence ATGAGGGCACTCGTCTTTGAGGGGCCGGGGCGCACCGCGTGGCAGGACGTGCCGGATCCGGGCATCAAGGATCCCGGCGACGTGATCGTGCGCGTCGACGCGGTGAGCATCTGCGGTACCGACCTGCACATCGTCAAGGGGGACCTGCCCGAGGTGGTTCCGGGGCGGGTGCTCGGTCACGAGGCCGTGGGCACGGTGGTGGAGAGCGGCGGTGATGTCCGCTCGGTGCGGCCCGGTGACCGGGTGCTCGTCTCGTGCATCTCCTCGTGCGGCCGGTGCCGGTTCTGCCGTGAGAGCCGCTACGGACAGTGCCGCGGGGGCGGCGGGTGGGTGCTCGGCCACAGCATTGACGGCACCCAGGCCGAGTACGTCCGCGTCCCGTTCGCCGACCTTTCGGTGTACCCGCTGCCGAGCACGGTCGACAGCGCTGAGGCCGTGCTGCTCGCGGACATCTTCCCCACCGCTTACGAGGTGGGCGTGCTGAACGGCAACGTGCGGCCCGGGGACACCGTCGTCGTGGTCGGCGCCGGACCCGTGGGACTCGCGGCCATCGCCACGGCCCGGCTGTACTCGCCGGCCCGCGTCATCGCCGTGGACCTCGCGCCGTCCCGGCTGGCGAAGGCGCGTGAGTTGGGCGCGGACGCGGTCGTGAACGCTGCCGAGGAGCCGGAGCAGCTCGTGGGTGACCTGACCGACGGTCTCGGCGCGGACGTCGTCATGGAGGCCGTCGGCGTGCCCGAGACCTTCGAGATGTGCACCCGGATGGTCCGCCCGGGCGGCCGGGTCGCGAACATCGGCGTCCACGGCCGGCCCGCGACCCTGCACCTCGAAGACCTGTGGATCAAGGACGTCACCTTCACCACCGGGCTCGTGGACACCTGCTCCACGCCGATGCTGCTGCGCATGCTGGCGGCCGGACGGCTGCCGACCTCGTCGCTGATCAGCCATCGTTTCGGGCTGGGACAGATGGAGGAGGCGTACGAGGTGTTCTCCCGCGCCGGTGAGACGGGTGCGCTGAAGGTCGTGCTGGGCGGGCCGCGCCACGATGACCTGGCCGTGTCGAACCCGTCGCGCGTCCTGGAGACCTGA
- a CDS encoding CBS domain-containing protein translates to MTSSPHLVRDVMTRVVVSVTPLAEFKEIVAVMNQWKVTAVPVVEGEGASKVIGVVSEADLLPKEEFRDHDPGLIEQMRRLGDTLKAGSTLAKDLMTTPAVMVPPDTTLAQAARLMAERHIKRLLVVDPAGTLRGIVSRTDLLKVFLRTDGELADEIRREVVGRLFPLAQHRVRVDVHHGVVTLCGGILDASLIPVAARLARAVEGVVDVNCALTASAAQTAGA, encoded by the coding sequence ATGACCTCCAGTCCGCATCTCGTCCGCGACGTGATGACGAGAGTCGTCGTCAGCGTCACGCCCCTCGCCGAGTTCAAGGAGATCGTTGCCGTCATGAACCAGTGGAAAGTGACAGCCGTGCCGGTCGTCGAAGGCGAGGGCGCGAGCAAGGTCATCGGTGTGGTCTCGGAAGCCGATCTGCTTCCGAAGGAGGAGTTCCGCGATCACGACCCCGGGCTCATCGAGCAGATGCGGCGGCTGGGCGACACGCTGAAGGCCGGATCGACCCTGGCCAAGGACCTGATGACGACCCCCGCCGTCATGGTTCCGCCCGACACCACCCTGGCCCAGGCGGCCCGGCTCATGGCGGAACGCCACATCAAACGACTGCTGGTCGTCGACCCGGCCGGCACTCTCCGGGGCATCGTCAGCCGCACCGATCTGCTCAAGGTGTTCCTACGGACGGACGGTGAACTGGCGGACGAGATAAGGCGCGAGGTGGTCGGCCGACTGTTCCCGCTCGCACAGCACCGGGTGCGGGTCGATGTCCACCACGGCGTGGTCACCCTCTGCGGCGGCATCCTCGACGCATCGCTCATTCCGGTGGCAGCACGTCTCGCACGCGCCGTGGAAGGCGTGGTCGACGTCAACTGCGCCCTGACCGCGTCAGCCGCCCAGACGGCCGGGGCATGA
- a CDS encoding CBS domain-containing protein — protein sequence MKHAKVGFLMTDEVISVVGRTPSDDVAALLIDHDISGVPVVDGDERVIGVISRTDLLIQDHLTARDVMTEPAVTVHAEQTVTEAARLITRRGVTRLPVVDEEDRLVGIVTRRDLLRVFLRPDHEIHRVLVEEVLADTMDIGADAVSVRVVDGVVTLDGRLARSSQIPVALRLAGQLDGVVTVIDRLTAHSDDTRTRTAPPDRGTEDVPR from the coding sequence ATGAAGCACGCCAAAGTCGGCTTCCTCATGACCGACGAGGTCATCTCGGTCGTCGGGCGCACTCCGTCCGACGACGTGGCCGCGCTGCTCATTGACCACGACATCAGCGGAGTGCCGGTCGTGGACGGGGACGAGCGTGTCATCGGGGTCATTTCGCGGACCGATCTGCTCATCCAAGACCACCTCACCGCTCGAGACGTGATGACCGAGCCGGCCGTCACGGTCCACGCCGAACAGACGGTCACCGAGGCCGCGCGCCTCATCACCCGGCGGGGCGTGACGCGGCTCCCGGTCGTCGACGAGGAGGACCGGCTGGTCGGCATCGTGACCCGTCGGGACCTGCTGCGCGTGTTCCTCCGCCCGGACCACGAGATACACCGCGTGCTGGTCGAGGAGGTGCTCGCGGACACGATGGACATCGGCGCCGACGCCGTGAGCGTGCGCGTAGTGGACGGGGTCGTCACCCTGGACGGCCGACTCGCCAGGAGCAGCCAGATTCCCGTCGCGCTCCGGCTCGCCGGACAGTTGGACGGCGTGGTCACGGTCATCGACCGGCTCACGGCCCACTCCGACGACACCCGCACCCGCACCGCTCCGCCGGACCGCGGCACCGAAGACGTTCCCCGCTGA
- a CDS encoding DUF5994 family protein produces the protein MTVALEPTTPAPLLAPPRPARLVLTPKTALGGQLDGAWWPRSRDLAAELPLLLAALDETWGRITRVIVNPDRWPVIPHTVPVDGRTVHVGWFTEQDPDKLILLSYTIGRWDLLVVPPHTAPAAAARLMAAASVPGSVLTAGALIAAETVIGRRPDVRNREDAWEGEGGACMSPMGFPARQPVGPLSAGAWW, from the coding sequence ATGACCGTCGCCCTGGAACCCACCACACCTGCCCCGCTCCTCGCGCCTCCTCGCCCCGCTCGCCTCGTGCTCACGCCGAAGACCGCCCTCGGCGGGCAGCTGGACGGCGCCTGGTGGCCCCGCTCCCGTGACCTCGCAGCCGAGCTGCCCCTTCTCCTCGCCGCCTTGGACGAGACCTGGGGGCGCATCACCCGCGTCATCGTGAACCCCGACCGCTGGCCCGTCATCCCGCACACGGTTCCCGTGGACGGGCGTACGGTTCACGTGGGTTGGTTCACCGAGCAGGACCCCGACAAGCTGATCCTGCTCTCCTACACCATCGGCCGCTGGGACCTCCTCGTCGTCCCGCCCCATACCGCACCCGCCGCCGCGGCCCGCCTGATGGCGGCCGCCTCCGTCCCCGGCAGCGTGCTGACCGCCGGCGCGCTGATCGCCGCCGAAACCGTCATCGGCCGAAGGCCCGACGTCCGGAACCGGGAAGACGCCTGGGAGGGCGAAGGCGGAGCGTGCATGTCCCCCATGGGGTTCCCTGCCAGGCAACCGGTCGGCCCCCTGTCCGCAGGCGCTTGGTGGTGA